CCTTCACAGGATCCAGTTGCAAAGAGGTGCCGGGAACCCGAGCACCATTTGGCACTACCGTTCCTTGAACAATGGGGCCGAGATGCTTGGTACACTCAGGAAAACGTAAGGCGAGTAAGCCACAGCCCAGGGTGTCCATTAGGCAGTTGCGCGCCGTATCCAGCGCTTCTTCGCTGGTGACTTGGTAATTCAATACATAATCCGCAATATCTTGGATAACTTGATCGTAATCGGGTCGGTTATTGACATCTACATTGGCACTCATAGGGTATCCTTATTGTTAAAATGAATTCTTTATTGACGATCTTCTAGCTCGATCCAGTCGGCATGATCTGGCCCTATGTAATCGGCACTAGGACGAATAATGCGGTTATTGGCCCTTTGCTCCATGACATGAGCAGCCCAGCCGGTGACACGGGAACAAACAAAAATCGGCGTGAACAGCTTGGTGGGGATTTGCATAAAGCGATACGCACTGGCGTGGAAGAAATCCGCATTGCAAAAGAGTTTTTTCTCCCGCCACATCACGGCTTCACAACGTTCAGAGACGGCGTAGAGATGGCTGTCGCCCACTGCCTCACTTAATTGTTTCGACCATTTTTTGATAATGTCATTACGTGGATCGCGCTCGCTATAAATAGCGTGACCAAAGCCCATGATCTTGTCTTTATTGGCCAGCATTTTTAACAAAGCCGCTTCCGCTTCCTCTGGGCTACGCCAGTTTTCAATCATGTCCATCGCCGCTTCATTGGCACCACCATGCAAGGGGCCTCGTAAGCTGCCAATGCCACCGGTAATACAAGAATGCATATCGGACATGGTGGAAGCGCAGACCCGCGCGGTAAAAGTGGAAGCATTGAACTCGTGCTCGGCATACAGAATTAGGGAAGCATTCATGACTTGGGTGTGAAGTGGCTCGGGCGTGTCATCGTGAAGCATGGTTAAGAAATGCCCCGCCAAAGACGGCTCATCTGGGTTATGGGTGTCGATACGCACACCCTGATGGGAAAAACGATACCAGTAGAGCACTATGGCGGGTAGGGTGGCGACCAGTCTGTCCGCCACATCCAATTGTTCTTGTTGATTTTTTTCGGGTTCGATGTTGCCCAAAAAAGAGCAGCCTGTGCGCATCACATCCATGGGGTGAGCGTCTTTGGGGATCAGTTCTAAACAAGCTTTGAGGGCGTCGGGTAACGGACGCAAGCGGGTGAGTTTGGCCTGATAATTTTCCAGTTCATGACGATTGGGTAACTTGCCATAGAGAAGTAAATACGCCACTTCTTCGAAACTGGCTTTGTCGGCCAGTACGTCTATGTCATAGCCTCGGTAAGTGAGCCCCGCGGCAGCTTTGCCGACGGTACAGAGTGCTGTTTCGCCTGCGCTTTGACCGCGTAAACCTGCGCCTGAAAGTACTTTTGCCATTGCCTATCTCCTTTTTTATTGTCACCACGCAGCACTTTAGAAATGCTCTGGAGTTAATTGAGAATCGTGTCTAGCGTTTTGTTGTATCGAAAAGTTATCTGTTTTTTATAAAATAGTTACTTGGTTGTTTTTTATTAAATAGTTACTTGGTTATTTTTCCGTAAACAGTTGATCCAGCTTATCTTCGTAAGCGTGATAATTTAAAAATTCATAAAGCTCGCTACGAGTTTGCATCTGCTCAACCACCTCTCGCTGGTGGCCATCTTGTAATAGATGTTGATAGACATTCAGCGCCGCTTTGTTCATGGCGCGAAAGGCACTCAAGGGATACAGCACCATGTCGACCCCAACACTGGCTAACTCTTCCTTGGAGAAGAGGGGGGTGGCACCAAATTCAGTGATATTGGCCAACACAGGTACCTTTACCGCACTAACAAAGGCTTGATATTGCTCCAGCGTCAGCATGGCTTCTGGGAAAATCATGTCAGCACCGGCTTCAACACAAGCAATGGCGCGTTCAATAGCGGATTCCATCCCTTCTACCGCCAAAGCATCAGTACGTGCCATGATGACGAATTGTTCGTCTTGCCTGGCGTCGACACAGGCTTTGATGCGATCGACCATTTCACTTTGACTGACAATGGCCTTATTCGGGCGGTGTCCACAACGCTTTTGTTGTACCTGATCTTCAATGTGCACGGCAGCCGCGCCGGCTTTTTCCATTTGTTGTATGGTGCGTGCAATGTTAAAAGCGCCGCCAAAGCCCGTGTCTATGTCCACCAGAAGTGGCAAATCGCATGCAGAGGTGATGCGTTTTACGTCTGTTAATACATCGTGTAAATCCGTCATGCCAAGGTCTGGTAGGCCATATGACGCATTGGCGACACCGCCACCGGAAAGGTAAATTGCTTGATGGCCAGTTTGTTGAGCCATCATGGCGCAGTAGGCATTAACTGTGCCTACGACTTGCAATGGGGCGTGATCGGCAACGGCTTGTCTGAATTTGGCTCCGGCTGAGAGTCGACTCATGGTGTCTTCCTTTTTATTGTTTACTTGGGCTGGCATGGGCTGATTGCTCCATGGCTTGTTGTAATAAACGGCAAGCTCGGCTGATGTGGCGACGCATTAAGAGTTCCGCCAAATCACCTTCTTGATTGGCAATCGCATCAAGAATGGCTTTGTGTTCACGCAATGCTTGGCGAGGATCATTACGTTGATCGGCTGTGTGGCGACGATACATACGAATCACAGCATACAGTTCGTGACTCAATAAGCGGATGAGTTTTTGGTTGCCACTGGCCTGAATAATGCGCAAATGAAAATCTTCGTTACCACCTTGTTGTGCATAATGCTCATCTTGATTGGCGTCTAAAAATGCCTGATGTTTATCGAGTAACTGATATAAGCTGGCGACTTCGGCTTCGTCCATGCGGCTGGCGGCCAATCTTGCTGCCATGCCTTCCAATGCTTCGCGCATGGTAAAAGTGTCTAGCATGTCGGCCAAATTCAATTCAATGACGCGAGCACCAACGTTAGCGGTACGAGTGACCAGCCCTAATCCTTCCAGTTTAACAATGGCTTCTCGAAGAGGGCCTCGGGAAATCCCATATTGCTTGGCAAGTTCCGGTTCAGAGATTTTACTGCCTTGTGGAATGTCACCAGTCACAATGGCATTGATCAGCTGTTGGGCAATGTCTTCTGACAGTGTGGCGGATTTTATCGGGATGATCTGGCTCATAATATTGGATTAATTGTTGACAATGTTAAGTGTTATAGACCTTAAAATGGCATTTATCAAGTTAAATTGTCGACAATTTTGGTTTTTCTTCTTGTTAATCATATTGTGCAAAGTCTGTCATAGTGGCTTCACAGCTCCGCTTTACTGTGTTTTTATGATGACGTTACTTTTATGACGCTACTTTTATGACGTTACTTTTATAACGTTACTTTTATAAAAAGAACCCTTTAATTGTCGACAAGCTTGCCAGCTAAGCAGAACAGGAGAAGCCAGATGAAAAAAATGAAAAATGAGGTGGCACTGAGTAAAAAAGCGATTCAAGTTGGCGAAAAATACGCTCTGCAGCGAGGTTATGCAGGTTTTTCTGCCACCATGTCTGCTAATGAAAAAGTCGAAGCCATTTATCGCTTGTTGGTGTTGGATAAACTCATTGTTGCCTTGCCGGCCGATAAAGAAGACTTACCCAATATGAAGCACAAATTGGCGTTGTGGATTCAAAAGCATCTGCCCAAAGACGACCCACTTTTAAAATAAGCTTTTGTGCTTTGCCCTGTACTTCTCTTTATTTAAGTTATGATATAACATTTCTTTTTCTGTGGGAGAAATTCAAAGGGGAGTTCATCCATGCCAGTGAGTGCGCCATTAAAGCAAGTCGAGTTATCCGCTGCCAACCATCTTGTTGCTTATCCGCTCAAAGAAGGGGGTGAAGAACAAGGAGAAGACTCGGTTTCGCTTTATTCTGAAGCGGTTTCGTTAAGCGTAGCGAAAGCTAGGCACAGAGAGATTTTAGGGGACATTTATCAGCCACAGATAGGCATGGCGATTTGGCAAAGACCCTTAGGTGACGCCTTTGACTATGCGCAAAGCATGATCACCGCAGCACCTCATTTCAGTTTTAAAGGACAGCAAACTCCACAGCTGGCCGCCAAATTGCTCGAGAAATTACTGCCACAAGCCAGAGGTAAGTCGGCTTTCATAGAAGATGTGACCTTATTGATGGAGATGTTTGCCTGTTTGTTTGATTTAGAAGACGTAGGTCTGCGTTTGGATGTGTTATCAAAAGCCATGTGTCCGCGTTTTCATGTGGATAAAATCCCCTGCCGTTTGATTACCACCTACGCAGGCGCTGGCAGTGAATGGTTGCATGAAGCCCATGTACAGCGCACGCGATTAGGGCGAGGTGGTGACGCCAAAGATCACAACTCTGGTTTGTTGCATCAAGGTCGTATTAACTGCCTAAAGGTAGGCGACGTCGCCTTGATGAAAGGTGATGATTGGCCTGCATCACAAGGGCGTGGCATGGTGCACAGATCGCCTGCTGCGAGCAGCGAGCAGTCGCGTCTGTTCCTCAGTTTGGACATGGTGTGATGCTACCAGTCAATCTCTTGATGATTCCAATCCCTATAAGACGCTTGATTGTCCATGGGGATTTGCTTCATTAAATCCAGCAACTGTTGGGCCACAAAGTGGGGGGTGAAAAGCTTGCCTTCGGGGACGGAGCGCTGGAAAGGTTGCGACAAAGGCGTGTCTGTGGTGCCAGGATGAAAGGCAATTAATTTGACGTTTTTTGCTCGTCTGGCGTATTCAATGGCGGAGGTTTGAATCAACATGTTAAGGGCAGCTTTGGAGGCGCGATAGCTGTACCAGCCGCCCATTTTGTTGTCAGAAATACTGCCTACTCGGGCACTAAAAATAGCCACTTGCGTTGCACTTGTGCCTTTCAGTACAGGCAAAAGGTATTTCAACCACAGCATAGGCGTGATGCTATTGGCTTGAAAGCTCGCTGCCAATTGGGCTGCATTAACGCTTTCTATTTTTCTCTCTGGCTGCATATTGTCGTTGTGCAGTAAGCCATTGCAAATGAAAACCTTATGAATCATTCCTTGTGATGCCTGTAAGGTCTGGCATAGCTCAGCAATGCTGTCTTGCTGATAGTCACAAGTGACAGAAATCACCTTGTCATTATTTGGCAGCCTAATGTTAGCGCGAGACACGGCAGTGATGGCACTGCAATCAGCGTCTTGCTGCAGCTTTTCTATGATAGCTTGAGCGATCGCACTGCTGGCCCCAATCACTAACGCTTGAAAAGTCGACATACTCGTCAGTCCTATTATTGCAGATCACACTTGTCTTTTTGGCAAGGCTCGCAGCGTGGCTGACCACTAACAAAGGCGGAAATAGGGTGGCGATAACGGGCGAAAAATAAATAGGCTTGGTCGGCAAAAAAGCGCACCACGGGCCACCTTAAAGCTTGCAGCCACCTATGCTTATTGACCAACTTCCAAGCAGTACAGGTCACATCTAGACCTTTGATAATGCGTCCATCCTCCAGTTGGCCATGTAATATTTTATCAGCGGCAACCGGGTCAATGTGGGGAAAGCGCTGTGGGAAATCGTCGGCGTGCAAATCTTCTAAAACGAGTTGATGCTTGGTATCGAATTTGGCCAAACTTTTCATCTCAGCGGCACACAAAGGACATTTGCCATCGTAAAAAATGGTTAGCATGGTTTTTCCCTGTTTATTTAGTAACAATCATTTCGTTGTACGTATTGGACAGGGGAAAGGATCAGTCCTTCAGCTGTTGGAAGGACTGGAAAAATCAATAGCTTGGATAGAAAACCAAAAGGTGTAATACACAAACAATCATGGTCAGTACAAATCTCAGGGTGAGATAAGGAGAAACTTCAGTATCTGCTTCGCGTGCAAATCTGGCTTCGCCCCAAAATGTGCTGATAAAGCCTAAAAAGAGTAGGGCAATGGACAACACTTGAATATCGAGGAGTAATGAAAACCATGCCGCGACAGCCACCACATTGCTGGAAATAAGTAGGTACTTACTGACTAGGCTAGACTCTTTATGAATGAATTGTCCCCATAGGGTCCCAGACAAAAAGCTCAAAATAATCGCGCCATAAGTAATAAAGAGATATAAACCAGAACGATCAAATAGTGTTGTGTCGGTCCAGCTTAGATAGGTGGCAAATACAAATGGAATTAAACCCATTGCACCCAATATCATGGTGTAGGGAGAAGCAGAAGCACGCATTGTTTTACAGCCTTATAAAATAAATGTGCAAATAAAGTGTATTTCTATACCATCGGGGACATAATTGCTAGCTATATGAGACATGCTTTCCTCTTATTTACATTCGCAGCTTCTGCTTTACGTTGCCATTGAGCGAAATACGGTCAAAGAGTACAATGTGCGGCGATTAACTATCTTTCTACATTTGGTGTAGGCCAAATGTCTCCAATTTAACCAATATTGCTTAAGGTGTGTTTAGAAATGCCAGCTAAAACGATGGATGAACTCGTCTCCCTTTGTAAACGTCGTGGATTTATTTTCCAAGGCAGTGAAATCTACGGTGGTATGCAGGGTGCTTACGATTACGGTCCGTTAGGTATTGAATTAAAAAACAACCTAAAAGCGGCTTGGTGGCGATCCATGGTTTACGAACGTGATGACGTAGAAGGCTTGGACGCGGCCATCATTCAAAACAAGCACGTCTACAAATACTCAGGTCATGAAGATACCTTTACCGACCCTATGGTGGATTGTCATGAGTGTAAATCACGTATGCGTGCCGACCACATGAAAGACATCAAAGTCTGTGATAACTGTGGGTCAACTGAGGTGACAGAACCCCGTGATTTCAATTTGATGTTTAAGACCAACGTTGGCCCAATGGTTAATGAAGAGTCTTACACTTACCTGCGTCCTGAAACTGCGCAAGGCATCTTCACCAACTTCAAAAACGTGGTGGATTCCACATCACGCAGTTTGCCATTTGGTATTGCACAAATTGGTAAGTCTTTCCGTAACGAAATCACACCACGCAACTTCATTTTCCGTGTGCGTGAATTTGAACAAATGGAGCTGGAATTCTTCTGTAAGCCAGGGGAAGACGAAAAATGGCACGAATTCTGGGTAGAAACCCGCAAACAATGGTGGTTAGACCAAGGTTTGTCTGAAGACAACATCCAGTTTGAATACGTTACAGGTGATGACCTAGCCCATTACTCCAAAGCCACTGTGGATATCTTGTACAAGTTTCCACACGGATTTGAAGAGTTGGAAGGGGTGGCAAACCGTACCGATTACGATTTGGGCTCACACACCAAAGCGCAAGAGGAATTTGGCTTGTCAGCGAGCGTGAAGAAAAACACCGACTCTACGGCTAAGTTGGCAATTCGTGATCTAGAAGCCAACAAGTGGGAGGTGCCTTTCTGTATCGAGCCTTCTGCTGGTTTGGATCGTGGTTTGTTAGCGGTTATGACCGAAGCCTACACAGAAGAAGCATTGGAAAACGGTTCGACACGTACTGTATTGAAATTCAAACCGCACCTTGCGCCTATTAAAGTAGCGATTTTGCCGTTGAAAAAGAACAAGCCTGAAATCGTTGCCTTAGCGAAAGAGCTGAAAAACAAACTACAGAAATTGGGTCTAGGCCGTATCCTTTACGAAAATACAGGTAACGTAGGTAAAGGCTATCGTCGTCATGATGAAGTGGGCACGCCAATTTGTGTGACGGTGGATTTTGATTCCATCGAACAAGAAGGTGCACCCGTTACAGTGCGTGACCGTGACACCATGGAGCAAGTGGTTGTACCGGCTGCTGATTTACCAGCTTATGTTGTAAATTACTTTATAAATCAGGACTAATTGGCTTTCAATTTAGTCTACTAAACGACACGAAAAAGCCGTTGTGAATGGTTTCACAACGGCTTTTTTTATATATAAGCATTAAAAACTTGCTTTATGAACGCGACGTAAGGCGTTGTGCACTATGAGATTATGAAAGGGCAGAATAGTCTTTAGATAGTATTTGCCCAGCTTGTTATGAGGGTGAACCCAAGTCGCCAAATAAATCCGCCCATCCAACGCCATAATAGACACTCTAAAGTTGAGGTGAGTGTCATTAAAGCCAGCAATCACCTCTTGAGCTGTGTCTAATTCCAACGGGAAGAAACCGACTTTATCAGCACTTTGTGGCCCCTCTTTTAAGAGGCCAAACGGGGCTGTCATCGCATTTCTTATTTTTACCAGCAAACGTGCCCAAGCTGGGAAGTTAGTAATGATCTCTGCCGCCCGACGAGGCGGCAAATCGGACTCAATCGCATAACAATCGATAAAATCCTCTTGTTTTACATAACGTCTAAGCTCGCTATCTATGGGTAAAGAATGTGTTGTGACCTGAGCCATACCCGCTCTCCTAAATGGCCCCCATTTTAGATGAGGTGACAGTGTTAGATTAGATGAAAGTTGCTGCTAATGCCTTTTTCTCGTAAGGGAATCAGAGCTTGATAAGCTGGGCTTTCATACCAAGCTTTTGCACTTTCTTTGTCTGGAAACTCAATAATGGCTTTCATGGGATGTAAGGCGTCACCGTGCAGCACCTCAATAGCACCTTTAGCAATGAAATGCCCATGGTATGGTGCGAAAGTATCTGCCGCTAATGCACTGTATTCACTCAGTTTCTCTTTGTCTAATGGGGTTAAATCAACAACAATGTAACTTGGCATATGGAATCTCCTTAATGTGTTGACACAGCTTAGGGTCGTAAAGGATATTAGACAATAACCATTAAATTAACGTGTTGTTAAATTATATGAACACAGTAAAGCTCGCACCCTTGTTACTGATTTTTGTTGAAGTGGCTAATAAACGCTCCTTCACGGCTGCTGCGAAAAAGCTAGGTATGAGTAAAGCCGCGATTAGTCAACAAATTAAACGCCTAGAGGAAGCGACAGGGCAACAACTTTTGATTCGCAATACCAGAGGCGTTGCGCTTACCGCAGTAGGTGAACATCTCTTGGCTCGCAGTGAGTTGTTGAGTGAACAACTGAGCATGACCTTGACGGAATTAAGCAGCGAGAAAGAGGAGCCCAGTGGACACTTCAAGGTTTCTGTACCACCTTTTTTTGAAAAAGGCATTGTTATTCCTGCGTTAAAACAATTGTGTATTGAATTTCCCAAACTCATCCCAGAAGTGGTGGTGACGGAAAAATGGCAAGATTTAATTGAACACGGCTTGGATGCGGCCATTTTTGGTGGTGACATTAAAGATTGTGATTATCGTGCTTTGTCCATAGGCGAAGTCTCGGAGGTGTTCTGTGCATCGCCGCGTTACTTGAAGCAATATGGTGAAGTCACTTCCCTAGACAACTTATCTGAGCACAAATACATTGCCACGGCTTGGCACCGCGAAAAGTTTCAAATTTTTGCCAATGACTACAGCAATGAACAGCGTATTAGCGTGCCACACAGTGCAAAAGTGAATACTCTTACGACAGCATTAGAAGTGGTATTGAACGACATGGGCGTGGCTTTATTGCCTGAGTTTCTTACCAATACTCATCTGCAAAAAGAAAATCTGATAAGAGTCTTGCCAAACCTTAGAGGTAGGCGATGGCACTTTTATTTCTTGCATCAATACAAGGGCGAAAAGCCTGTTCACCTTACTCGCTTTTACAAACTGTATCGCCATTATTTTAATAAAGGCATTAGGCCATTGGAAACTTCAGGATACGACTAGTGGTGCTTCCAGTTAGTGGTACTTCCAGTTAGTGGTGCTTCCAGTAGTCTTATTGCCAGCATGGCTTTAACGGCTTTAACGCGTCAAAAGGTCACTTAATTGTGTCTGTTTTAATCAATTCCAAAACATGTTTTCTTGTATGGTATGACATCAACTTGTTGATATATGTCATGAAACTGTCTTTTCGATCTGTTGAAATGACGTTATATTCTGTTATTAGGAAAAAGGAATAATGAAGGAGACTCAGATGAAGTTAGTGAAAAGTGCCTTTTTATTGTCGCTATTAATGGCTTTGACGGCCTGTGTATCTAAGATAGCTGTGCCCCCAGATATGCCAAAAGCCAGTTTTACTGTAACAGTCAACGGCTTTATGGAAGACAGCAGTCTTATGAACAATGAATACGTTCGTATCGATATGAGCAATGCGGACAAAACTTGGGAGGGCTATCATATCGTCAAGCCTGATCAGACTCGCTACGAGCTTGATATTCCCGCTGATCAAGCCTTAACCATGGTAGTAAATTTGATGCAAGGAGGCGGTAAAATTGAGCTTTTCGGAGGCGGCGGCAGCTTTTCAGCATCATGTGGCTTGATCATGCCGATACAGGTTTCACCCGGTGGTAAAGTGGATTTTGTCTTTAATCTTGAACATGAAAGCAATCCAGATAAGATTGCTGGTGCAGTCATCATCAGTGGTTGCGATGCCAAGTTGACCATTGACGATAACACGCCTCAAACATTGGTTGGGGAAGCGTCCTTCACACAACACACACCTTAAGTATGACACTAAAAAAACAGGCCCAGATT
The window above is part of the Marinomonas sp. THO17 genome. Proteins encoded here:
- the prpC gene encoding 2-methylcitrate synthase — protein: MAKVLSGAGLRGQSAGETALCTVGKAAAGLTYRGYDIDVLADKASFEEVAYLLLYGKLPNRHELENYQAKLTRLRPLPDALKACLELIPKDAHPMDVMRTGCSFLGNIEPEKNQQEQLDVADRLVATLPAIVLYWYRFSHQGVRIDTHNPDEPSLAGHFLTMLHDDTPEPLHTQVMNASLILYAEHEFNASTFTARVCASTMSDMHSCITGGIGSLRGPLHGGANEAAMDMIENWRSPEEAEAALLKMLANKDKIMGFGHAIYSERDPRNDIIKKWSKQLSEAVGDSHLYAVSERCEAVMWREKKLFCNADFFHASAYRFMQIPTKLFTPIFVCSRVTGWAAHVMEQRANNRIIRPSADYIGPDHADWIELEDRQ
- the prpB gene encoding methylisocitrate lyase; this encodes MSRLSAGAKFRQAVADHAPLQVVGTVNAYCAMMAQQTGHQAIYLSGGGVANASYGLPDLGMTDLHDVLTDVKRITSACDLPLLVDIDTGFGGAFNIARTIQQMEKAGAAAVHIEDQVQQKRCGHRPNKAIVSQSEMVDRIKACVDARQDEQFVIMARTDALAVEGMESAIERAIACVEAGADMIFPEAMLTLEQYQAFVSAVKVPVLANITEFGATPLFSKEELASVGVDMVLYPLSAFRAMNKAALNVYQHLLQDGHQREVVEQMQTRSELYEFLNYHAYEDKLDQLFTEK
- a CDS encoding GntR family transcriptional regulator — encoded protein: MSQIIPIKSATLSEDIAQQLINAIVTGDIPQGSKISEPELAKQYGISRGPLREAIVKLEGLGLVTRTANVGARVIELNLADMLDTFTMREALEGMAARLAASRMDEAEVASLYQLLDKHQAFLDANQDEHYAQQGGNEDFHLRIIQASGNQKLIRLLSHELYAVIRMYRRHTADQRNDPRQALREHKAILDAIANQEGDLAELLMRRHISRACRLLQQAMEQSAHASPSKQ
- a CDS encoding DUF5062 family protein, which gives rise to MKKMKNEVALSKKAIQVGEKYALQRGYAGFSATMSANEKVEAIYRLLVLDKLIVALPADKEDLPNMKHKLALWIQKHLPKDDPLLK
- a CDS encoding DUF1826 domain-containing protein, with the protein product MPVSAPLKQVELSAANHLVAYPLKEGGEEQGEDSVSLYSEAVSLSVAKARHREILGDIYQPQIGMAIWQRPLGDAFDYAQSMITAAPHFSFKGQQTPQLAAKLLEKLLPQARGKSAFIEDVTLLMEMFACLFDLEDVGLRLDVLSKAMCPRFHVDKIPCRLITTYAGAGSEWLHEAHVQRTRLGRGGDAKDHNSGLLHQGRINCLKVGDVALMKGDDWPASQGRGMVHRSPAASSEQSRLFLSLDMV
- a CDS encoding SDR family NAD(P)-dependent oxidoreductase is translated as MSTFQALVIGASSAIAQAIIEKLQQDADCSAITAVSRANIRLPNNDKVISVTCDYQQDSIAELCQTLQASQGMIHKVFICNGLLHNDNMQPERKIESVNAAQLAASFQANSITPMLWLKYLLPVLKGTSATQVAIFSARVGSISDNKMGGWYSYRASKAALNMLIQTSAIEYARRAKNVKLIAFHPGTTDTPLSQPFQRSVPEGKLFTPHFVAQQLLDLMKQIPMDNQASYRDWNHQEIDW
- a CDS encoding DUF393 domain-containing protein; the protein is MLTIFYDGKCPLCAAEMKSLAKFDTKHQLVLEDLHADDFPQRFPHIDPVAADKILHGQLEDGRIIKGLDVTCTAWKLVNKHRWLQALRWPVVRFFADQAYLFFARYRHPISAFVSGQPRCEPCQKDKCDLQ
- a CDS encoding DUF3429 domain-containing protein; amino-acid sequence: MRASASPYTMILGAMGLIPFVFATYLSWTDTTLFDRSGLYLFITYGAIILSFLSGTLWGQFIHKESSLVSKYLLISSNVVAVAAWFSLLLDIQVLSIALLFLGFISTFWGEARFAREADTEVSPYLTLRFVLTMIVCVLHLLVFYPSY
- a CDS encoding glycine--tRNA ligase — translated: MPAKTMDELVSLCKRRGFIFQGSEIYGGMQGAYDYGPLGIELKNNLKAAWWRSMVYERDDVEGLDAAIIQNKHVYKYSGHEDTFTDPMVDCHECKSRMRADHMKDIKVCDNCGSTEVTEPRDFNLMFKTNVGPMVNEESYTYLRPETAQGIFTNFKNVVDSTSRSLPFGIAQIGKSFRNEITPRNFIFRVREFEQMELEFFCKPGEDEKWHEFWVETRKQWWLDQGLSEDNIQFEYVTGDDLAHYSKATVDILYKFPHGFEELEGVANRTDYDLGSHTKAQEEFGLSASVKKNTDSTAKLAIRDLEANKWEVPFCIEPSAGLDRGLLAVMTEAYTEEALENGSTRTVLKFKPHLAPIKVAILPLKKNKPEIVALAKELKNKLQKLGLGRILYENTGNVGKGYRRHDEVGTPICVTVDFDSIEQEGAPVTVRDRDTMEQVVVPAADLPAYVVNYFINQD
- a CDS encoding DUF2867 domain-containing protein, whose amino-acid sequence is MAQVTTHSLPIDSELRRYVKQEDFIDCYAIESDLPPRRAAEIITNFPAWARLLVKIRNAMTAPFGLLKEGPQSADKVGFFPLELDTAQEVIAGFNDTHLNFRVSIMALDGRIYLATWVHPHNKLGKYYLKTILPFHNLIVHNALRRVHKASF
- a CDS encoding DUF1330 domain-containing protein, with the translated sequence MPSYIVVDLTPLDKEKLSEYSALAADTFAPYHGHFIAKGAIEVLHGDALHPMKAIIEFPDKESAKAWYESPAYQALIPLREKGISSNFHLI
- a CDS encoding LysR family transcriptional regulator; protein product: MNTVKLAPLLLIFVEVANKRSFTAAAKKLGMSKAAISQQIKRLEEATGQQLLIRNTRGVALTAVGEHLLARSELLSEQLSMTLTELSSEKEEPSGHFKVSVPPFFEKGIVIPALKQLCIEFPKLIPEVVVTEKWQDLIEHGLDAAIFGGDIKDCDYRALSIGEVSEVFCASPRYLKQYGEVTSLDNLSEHKYIATAWHREKFQIFANDYSNEQRISVPHSAKVNTLTTALEVVLNDMGVALLPEFLTNTHLQKENLIRVLPNLRGRRWHFYFLHQYKGEKPVHLTRFYKLYRHYFNKGIRPLETSGYD